A single window of Sphaerodactylus townsendi isolate TG3544 linkage group LG03, MPM_Stown_v2.3, whole genome shotgun sequence DNA harbors:
- the DAXX gene encoding death domain-associated protein 6 gives MASPGGSIVVLDEEEEEGGDAGGCPPLPLPPPPPRQAPGRTPHAANAAAPGKDPESLRAQNQRLFQQFVDFCSQYTTEHPEVMPYLASRHQKTSPQFLASVEFCNVLGRCLTRVQAKRSKIYVYINELCTVFKAHSQKRKLVVTSSTAAEASAAPAEPPAEPPKPRGSSKRQIRYLENLLQVYAVEIRRLQEQELDLEDLDREDSAYLQENRLKRRMMRIFERLCELKDCNSLTGRVIEQRIPYRGTRYPEVNRRIERLINHPEAFPDYSDILKVVQKASSRHSLGLPKRQMESMAADAFREVGNRLQERRHLDLVYNFGSHLTDQYRPASDPALVDGELARRLRHNREAGLQRLEQVVSHYTQLQDQGEEEEWRRKRGLPPSSAAARQDGGPASPSSSAAASKEGSLGPRAAGKGALQADDEEEEEEEDEESSESDLEAELEKSLEGSEEEEAPAPDEEDPPVLEVEADQRLDPEAPEVILYSSTEEEEEEEEEEEEEEAAGAEREEEAQQGGESPAPLFVAEPKEVLALQGSETPPPSPPPWTQEGSLPLSPPVRKGLPPIKRSRALQNGGLCPPAVLTSLPEEPPCKRGRQEQPLSKSSCIEVPSAGSSEDEGDGCCSPPAPHSPPPVADSTWADSPGLAMVTSSQESPALICKASVATQCDPEEIIILSDSE, from the exons TTCGTTGACTTCTGCTCCCAGTACACCACGGAGCACCCGGAGGTGATGCCCTACCTGGCCAGCCGGCACCAGAAGACCAGCCCCCAGTTCCTGGCCTCAGTGGAGTTCTGCAACGTGCTGGGGCGCTGCCTGACGCGCGTGCAGGCCAAGCGCAGCAAGATCTACGTGTACATCAACGAGCTCTGCACGGTCTTCAAGGCCCATTCCCAGAAGAGGAAGCTGGTGGTGACTTCTTCCACTGCCGCTGAGGCCTCTGCTGCGCCCGCGGAGCCCCCAGCCGAGCCCCCCAAGCCCCGGGGGAGCTCCAAGCGGCAGATCCGGTACCTGGAAAACTTGTTGCAGGTCTACGCCGTAGAGATCCGGCGGCTGCAAGAGCAGGAGCTGGACTTGGAGGACCTGGACCGCGAGGACTCGGCCTACCTGCAGGAGAACCGCTTGAAGCGGCGCATGATGCGCATCTTTGAGCGCCTGTGCGAGCTCAAGGACTGCAACAGCCTGACAGGGCGTGTCATCGAGCAGCGCATCCCCTACCGAGGGACTCGCTACCCGGAGGTCAACCGCCGCATCGAGCGCCTCATCAACCACCCCGAGGCCTTCCCGGACTACAGCGACATCCTGAAGGTGGTCCAGAAAGCCAGCAGCCGCCACAGCCTGGGCCTGCCCAAGCGCCAGATGGAGAGCATGGCGGCCGACGCCTTCCGGGAGGTGGGCAATCGCCTGCAGGAGCGGCGGCACCTGGATCTGGTCTACAACTTTGGCAGCCACCTCACGGACCAGTACCGGCCAG CCTCGGACCCTGCGTTGGTGGACGGGGAGCTGGCCCGGCGGCTGCGGCACAACCGGGAGGCGGGCCTCCAGCGTCTGGAGCAGGTGGTCTCCCACTACACGCAGCTGCAAGACCAGGGCGAGGAGGAGGAATGGCGCCGGAAGCGGGGGCTGCCCCCCAGCAGTGCTGCTGCCCGCCAGGACGGGGGGCCAGCCTCGCCCAGTTCTTCAGCAGCTGCCAGCAAAGAG GGCAGCCTTGGCCCCAGAGCGGCCGGAAAGGGGGCTTTGCAGGccgatgatgaagaggaggaggaggaggaagacgaggagTCCTCCGAGTCAGACCTCGAGGCTGAATTGGAGAAGAGTCTGGAGggcagcgaggaggaggaggccccgGCCCCAG atgAGGAGGACCCCCCTGTGCTGGAAGTGGAGGCTGACCAGCGCCTGGACCCGGAGGCCCCGGAGGTGATTCTGTACTCCTCgactgaagaggaggaggaggaagaggaggaggaggaggaggaagaagccgcaggagcagagagagaggaggaagcccAGCAGGGAGGGGAGTCCCCTGCCCCGCTCTTTGTGGCAGAGCCCAAGGAAGTGCTGGCCCTGCAAGGAAGCGAGACGCCCCCGCCCTCGCCCCCACCCTGGACCCAGGAGGGCAGCCTGCCCCTTTCCCCGCCTGTACGGAAGGGGCTGCCCCCCATCAAGCGCAGCAGGGCCCTGCAAAACGGGGGCCTCTGCCCCCCAGCAGTCCTGACCTCCCTCCCAGAAGAGCCCCCATGCAAGAGGGGCCGGCAGGAGCAGCCCCTCTCCAAGAG caGCTGCATCGAGGTGCCCAGCGCAGGGTCTTCCGAAGACGAGGGTGACGGCTgctgcagcccccctgccccacacagCCCACCCCCCGTGGCAGACTCCACCTGGGCTGACTCCCCGGGGCTGGCCATGGTCACTAGTTCCCAGGAGAGCCCGGCTCTTATTTGCAAG GCCAGTGTGGCAACGCAGTGTGACCCCGAGGAGATCATCATCCTCTCGGACTCGGAGtga